AGCTCTTCGGCGACGAGATCGACTCGCTCTCGCAGATCGACCCCCTCTTCGGCAGCGTCAAACAAAAATACTCCCGCCTGCCCATCTACCCCAAGTCCCACTACGTCGTGCAGCCCGAGCGCAAGACCACCGCCATGGACTCCATCCTCGCCGAGCTCTTCGACTGGGAGGCCCAGCTCGAAAAAGAGGGCCGCCTCGTCGAGTCCCAGCGCATTCATCAGCGCACCCGCTTCGATCTCGAGATGATCAAGTCCGTAGGCTACTGCCACGGCATCGAAAACTACTCCCGCCACTTCTCCGGCCGCCTTCCCGGCGAGCCCCCGCCCACTCTGTTCGACTACTTCCCACGCGACTTCCTCATCTTCATCGACGAGTCGCACGTCACCGTCCCGCAACTCCACGGCATGTGGCACGGCGACCGCTCCCGCAAGCAGAACCTCATCGACTACGGCTTCCGCCTGCCCTCCGCTCTCGACAACCGCCCTCTCCGCTTCGAGGAGTTCGAGTCCCGCACCGGCCAGATCATCTACGTCTCCGCCACACCCGGTCCCTACGAACTCACCAAATCAGCAGGCGTAGTCGTCGAGCAGATCATCCGCCCCACCGGCCTCATCGACCCCATCGTCGAGATCCGCCCCGTCAAAGGCCAGATCGACGACCTCCTCGCCGAAATCCGCGACCGCGCCGCCAACAACCAGCGCGTCCTCGTCACCACTCTCACCAAGCGCATGGCCGAAGACCTCGCCGGCTACTACACCGAAGTCGGCGTCCGCTGCCGCTACATGCACTCCGAGATCGAGACCCTCGAACGCATCAAGCTCCTCCGCGACCTCCGCAAAGGCGAGTACGACGTCCTCATCGGCATCAACCTCCTCCGCGAAGGCCTTGACCTCCCCGAAGTCTCCCTCGTCGCCATCCTCGACGCCGACAAAGAGGGCTTCCTCCGCTCCCAGGGCTCACTCATCCAGACCATCGGCCGAGCCGCCCGCCACCTCGAAGGCCGCGCCATCCTCTACGCCGACAAGATGACCGAGTCCATGCAGCGCGCCATCGACGAGACCAACCGACGACGCGAGATTCAGCAGGCCTACAACGAGGAAAACGGCATCACCCCGCAGAGCATCAGCCGCCCCGCCGAGATGGCCCTCGCCGGAATCCTAAAGGCCGACTACGCCGACCTGACCGAAGAGACCGGTGACATGCCCGACTTCGGCACCCAGCAAGAACTCGACAACTACATATCCAAACTAGAAACCGACATGCGCGAAGCAGCCAAGAAATTCGAATTCGAAAAGGCCGCCAAGCTACGCGACACCGTCAAGGAACTCCGCACCAAAGAATTCCTATTTAGCTAAACCATTTCGAGCGATGGATCTGTAAGTGACCAATCCACCGTATTCGCATCCGCATCGAAGCGTACCCAACCACCGCTATGCTTTTTGATTAAACGCCATATCTCGAATGTCTTCAGGATTGTTTGCTCCCATTCGTATGTCGATCTTTTGCCAACTTCAAATCCCCTGGTTAGATCACGGCACAAATCCAGAAGCTGCCAATCTAACGCTTCGATCTGCTCGAATAGATTGTGTCGTAAGGCGTAGCTAAAAACTACCGCGGCCAGGGCTTCGTCCGTCACGATTGCACGACCGCCATCTTCTACATCATCAGTTTCCGGGTCGCTTTTCCGCTTGCGCCCCAAAAGCGCTCGGAAGACGGGAGACCAACCAAGAATTGCAGCCTCGGTCATATGAAAGATGTCGTGGAAGCGATAACCATCAGACACGTATGCGTTATCTCGCAGTTTCGCACCAAACGGCCGTCCGTCAATTAGTATCTGAACTTTAGCCACGCCATCCTCGATGACTTCCTCGAATCGAGCAGTAAAGGAGCGTGGAAGACGTTCACCCTCCGGAAAATGATCGTCGAAGCTAACTCGATCGTCCTCGCCAGTCGGCAGCCACCTGGAATGGGTCTTGTCGAGATTGTCAACGGCAATTTCGTTGAGGGATAGCCCCTCGCAGGAGGCGATTGCCGTCAGATACCAGAGAACATCCCCTAGTTCCTCCTTCAGCTTCTCTTTGAATCCAGAAAACTGCTCGCCGTCTCGCAATCTTTTCTTGTAAAGAGTTTGAACCGAGCCAGTCTCACCGCCGAGCCCAAGAAGGGCGACAATTTCTGGTCTCTCGCCGAGCCTGTTCAATCGTGAGGTTTCTACAGATAATTTCTGGTAATCGTCGAAACGAATCGAACTGTCACTGCTCATCTAACAACCCCGTCGCACGAAGTATATTTGGCTCATCGAGCTTAGCGACGACAGCGATACAAGTCATTGTGCCGAGGGTAAGGCCCATGCCGGATGCGACAAATCTTCCAAGATCGATTAGACCAAGATAATTACCATAGGCTCGTGCCCACAAGTATTGCATCGGATATAGCGCAGTGATCCGAAGTCTTCCATTGTTCTCCGGATGAAATGAAATTTGCTGCATGCATGGAAATCCTTGGTATGGTGTCGGATTCAAATCAATCGGCGGATTAAGAATTGCACACTGTAAAGCTGATCGACGTCGGGTGCCCGCGAGATATGCATCGATCACAAACTCAAGTTGATTGAAGGTTGGCTGATTCCCGGAGGGATATCCAATCAAACGTTGGAAATAGGTCCCACGCCTATTTTGACTGTAGCTAACAATACGAGGCCAGAGTCGTAAGTATCGTTCGTAGAATGCGTGGCGGGGCTCATTGGCTCGAAACAATGACTTCGGGAAGATGGTACTAGCAACAGTTGACACGGCAAACTTGCCATTTCGTAAAAGCGAAGCATCCAGCGTCGCACGAATTTCCTGATTCTCCAAATCCTCTTCCAAATTCAGATCGGTTACATTGACAACTAAATTGTTTATTTCCTTCCCGCGAGATGCGGATGCGAGCTTGCTCGCGGCCAACCATAGATCAGAAACGTTCGAACCACTAAGCTCAGGCATCCTCGTCCTCTTCCTCAAGATAGCGGTATTGGTACATACCTACGTAATCCTCGCGCGCGATCGAAATCTGAACACGCCCATGCCCCGTGATTTCCACCTCGATATCGCCAGGTCGCCGGGCGATCCAAAATCCGTCGCCGACGTCAAAATGATCGAATGGAGGATCTACAAGTCCAGTAAGAACATCCCCAACTTGAACATGAAGTCGAGAGCCATTCCACGAAGGACAGATCGGCCATAGTTCCTTGCGCCCCCTCCAATGAACCGAAGGAACTTGTGACCGTTTAATCCTTTGAGGCTGAATCAAAGTAAGTTCATGAAGCTTCTGGTTACCGATCAAACCAAGAGTCCAACGACATTGCTGAGCTAAAGTTGTGTAGCCCACGCCAAGCCATGCAGCCACAGCATGATATTGCGCTGCAGACGCGCTCTTTGGCTCCGTCCCAAGTTCCGCGAAGCCGCGCAAAACCGCACTTTTCGGCATAAGAAGATGCCTCGCAAAAGTGTCAGCGATCATCTCCTCCGTAGAGTCACTCGTCATTCCTTCAAGACCCTTGTCGAGTCGGGCGCCGTGTCCGAAGATGAAATGCCCCAACTCGTGTGCAGCGGTGAACCGTTGCATACCGGCGGGACGAAGCGCGGCAACGTTGATTGACCCAGTCAGACCATCATTGATGTAAAGACCGTCAAGCGAATCGGCCCGCGTGAAGCGAAGGCTTAGTCCATATCGGGCAACCAACTCGAATACGTCGCAGGGCGAGTTAAGTGCGTAGCCGAATGTCAGCCTAGATTTAAGGGCGCGCCTAGCCGCCTCGGTTTTAAGCTTTGTAACCATGCCTTCATCCTCTTCTGAATGAATCGATCACTCTCATAACTGTCTCCAAATCTTTTTTCTTCAATCCTCCGAGCCTTCGTGCAGCAAGTTTCAAGTCTTCATCAGCCTCGGTTGGCTCTCCGAGGAGCCAACCAATCGAGACGTGATACAGGAGAGCAAGGTTCCGAAGTTCTCCCGCAGTGACTCGACGGCCCTCTGACTCCATTTCGGAAATAGTCGGCCGGTGAATTCCTAGCAATTTTGCTGCTTGTGCCTGGCTGAGTCCCGCATCTTCGCGAGCTTGCTTAAGCCTGAGTCCGAGTCCTGGCAGGTCGGCATCCGCTGGCATTTCATCCCCCTTTGTTAATTTCTGCCCATATCGCTGTTGCAATCTCAGCGATGTCACGACTGTCCTTCGAGTCCAGATCGACATAGAAAATATCGTCCTCGAAGTGCAATCCGGTATGATCCTCGAATTCGGTAAGAACCTCGAGGACGTTGAGGCTGTCGAACCCCTCGATATCCTTCAAGGGATCGGTCTGAGGCTTGACAACAAGCGCGGAATCTTCCGCACAGCCTTTCATAACCAATGCGAGGAGCAGATTCTGCACATCGGCGAGAGTCTTCATTTCCATTTGCATCTGGTATAGATCTCCATCCATGTGGTAAGAAAATATTACCAAGCCTCGTAGATCTGTCAAGCTTGTATTGAGCAGCTGGAGGGTTGCAGATAGAGTCACCGGGATGCAACACATCTCGCTTATTCCATCCATACCAATAACTTACAGCGATTTCAACAACCAAAAGCTTGACTCACCAATATATAATCAACTAAAGAGTAAAGATTGATCCCGGGCAACCGCCGGGCTTTCGCATTTACCCAACAAAAGGCTTAGGCCCAGACGAGGTGTGCCAATCACGCCGATAATAAGCCCAATGCAGCGGACAACTCAGTCTCACTCAAAGCTAAAAACTCCTTCGCCGGCAAAAAGACCGCCTTCCAGCGCAAAGCCACCTGGCTTGTTCAAAACCCTCCCACGAGCCTTCTACTCCCGTTCCCCCGAGATCGTCGCACGCGCCCTCCTCGGCAAGCTACTCATCCGCGATCTCCACAGCGAGCGCCTCACCGGCCGCATCATCGAGGTCGAGGCATACCTGGGCCTCACCGACCCCGCCTCTCACGCCTTCCGCGGCCTCACTCCCAACAACGCTGTCCTCTTCGGACCACCAGGCCACGCACACGTCTACTTCATCTACGGCATGCACTACTGCCTCAATGTAGCGTCTCACCGCGAAGGCGAAGCAGGCGGAGTACTCATCCGAGCGCTTGATCCAATCGACGGACTCAGGACCATGGCCCGGCTTCGCGGCGTCTCGGAAAACGCCAAGCCCAAACTATTGACAGGAGGACCTGGCCGTCTCTGCCAGGCCCTCGGCGTCACACGCAAGACTGACAACGGACTTGACGTCACGTCGGCAACTTCCCCCCTCCAGATCGCGGACGATGGTGCTCGCCCGGTCGAAATCCAGATCACACCTCGCATCGGGATTCGTAAAGCTGCAGACAGGCCACTCCGTTTCCTCATAGACGAGATTGCGAAAGATAAGCCATCCCCAGAGGCAGTCCCGCGTACTCCGCGCTAAACTTAGCGCCCTCTGCGTTCGCTTTTAGCAACCCATAACCACGGAAGAATCCAACCACTTACAAAATAATTCCCAAATCACCAGCAAAATCGCCTGTCAAGCCCCAAAACCAACCAACTCCAAACAAATCAACAACATCCAAGTGGCATGGCAGTTTCTCCAAAGTCGATAAAATAGAAATAGATCAGACAGCCCCGGCAAAAACCGGGGCTCTTCTATACCTGATACCCGACACCTGATACCTGATTCAAAAAGATCACCGCAACCCTTTTGTCATGAATACTTTTACCGTAACCCATTTATATGGAATACTTTACCCATCAAGTCCGCCGACAAGTGCAATAAAATGAATACTTTACACAAGAACAGGAGGGGGGTATCCCCGGCCTGAGCCGAAGGAACCTGCCTTGTATGTCGATACCGCCGAGAAAAACTTACGATCAATCCACACCAAACCTCCGCATAGCCAGCCTCCAACCCTCCATCACCCTAACCCTGGCCGCGCTCAATTCCCTCGACGCCCTCTGCGCCCACACCAAGTACTGCCTCGAAGTCCTACCCGAACTAGCCTCACGCAGCCTCCCCATCCTGCACGACTCATGGACCACCACATCCGATGAGCTCACCGCAGTGAAACCAGACCTCGTCATCGCCTCCGTCCCATACCGCCTCGAATCCCTCGCCGCCATCCTTAAGTCCAGTCTGCCCGTCCTGGCCCTCGCCCCACGCACCCTCGCCGACGTCCTCCACGACACCCGCCTCATCGCGCGCCAGGTCGACCGCACCGCTCAAGCTGAAGCCCTCATCGAGACCTTCCAGCAAACCCTAGAATCCACTCAAAACACCGGCGCCAACCTCCCCAAACCAGCCGTCTACTGCGAAGAGTGGGGCAAGCCGCTCATCCACTCACAACCTTGGGTCGCCGAGCTCGCCGCAGTCGCCGGCGGCACCTTCCTCGGCACGCCCGGCGCTCAGACGACTCCCGAGACCATCGCCGCCGCAGACCCCGACATTCTCCTCTTCGCCTGGTGCGGCACAGGCGACCGGGTTCCCCTCGACCGCGTCATCGCCCAGCGGAACTGGCACCACCTGCGCGCCGTTCGCAACGCCCGTGTCTACTGCATCCCCGACGAGTACCTCAACACCCCCGCCATCCCCTCACTCACGCAAGGCCTCGCCTGCCTCTCCGCCGCCATCCACCCTGATCACTTCACCGCCGCACCGCGTCTCATCCGCCTCGCTCGCTGATACACTTCCGCCCAAAGGAGCATGGAGATGCCTACTGCCAATGGCCTCATCACCCTTCCCAGCCCCTACTCTGTCCCTGAGACCCTCGACCGTCTCGAGACCATCCTCCGCCAGAAGAACGTCAACATCTTCACCCGCGTCGACCACAGCGGCGAAGCCGAAAAAGCCGGTCTGCATATGCCGCCCACGCAACTGCTCATCTTCGGCAACCCCAAAGGCGGTACCCCCATCATGCTCGCCGCACCTCTCTCCGCAATCGACCTTCCCCTCAAGGCCCTCGCCTGGCAGGACGCCGAAGGTAAGGTTTGGCTCAGCTATAACGACCCTCAGTACCTCAAAGCCCGCTACTTGCTCAACGACGATCTCCTCCCGCTTATCAACGCTGCAAGCGCCCTCATCAAGCAAGCCGTCCTATAAAGGATCACCTGCTACTCAATCCCAGAAATCCCACGACGTCTTCACGACTCCGAACCCCGCTTCCTGTTACCCTTCCTCTCAGCGCCCAGTTCGGAGACATCGCTTGATCATCCTCACCGACGAATACGTCACTCTCGACACGCCCAACGGTCCCATGCGGACCCACATCGTCCGCCCCGCCGCTCCCGGCCGCTATCCCGGCATCGTCTTCTACTCTGAGATATTCCAGATCACCGCACCCATTCGCCGCACAGCCGCCATGCTCGCAGGTCACGGCTACGTCGTCGCCATGCCTGAGATCTACCACGAGTTCGAGCCCGCCGGCACTGTCCTCGCCTACGATCAGGCGGGCTCCGACCGCGGCAACGCCCTCAAGACTACCAAGACCATCGCCAGCTACGACGCCGACGCTCGCGCCGTCATCACCCACCTTCAGTCCCGCCCCGACTGCACCGGCCGCATCGGAGCCATGGGTATCTGCATCGGCGGCCACCTCGCCTTCCGCTGCGCCATGAACCCCGAGGTCCTCGCCACCGCCTGCTTCTACGCCACCGACATTCACAAAGGCAGCCTCGGCAAAGGCATGGCCGACGACTCCCTCGCAGGCGCTGCAGACATCAAAGGCGAGCTCATCATGATCTGGGGCCGCCAGGACCCGCACATCCCCCTCGAAGGCCGCCTCAAGGTCCTCGCCCGCCTCAACGAACTAGGCACGCGCCTAAGCTGGCACGAGGTCAACGGCGCTCACGCCTTCATGCGCGATGAAGGCCCACGCTACGACCCCGAACTCGCCCATCGCCTCTACGATCTCACCTTCGACCTCTTCCACCGCAAGCTTGGCGAAGGCAACCAGCCCACGACCCCTTCGGCTGTATCGACCTCTGGAGCAGAGGTGAGGCACTGATCTCTGGGGCAAAGGGCTGATCTGTTTGAAAGAAACTGATCTGCGTGAAAGAGACTATCTACTTGACAGATGTGTCATCCTGAGCGGTGCCTCTCGCAGCCTCATCGCGAGAGGCACAGTCGAAGGACCTGCGGTTTGCCACGAGAGCCCTAATTACAAAGGCAAATCGGTAACGACTCCACCTTCAAGCACAGCCGCCCCCTCCTTCAGCGCAATCCCCGTGCACCGCTTCGCTCGCGCAGCCTGCAGGTACCAAAGCAGCCGAGCCGCCGCCACCTCCGCCGACAACCCGCCCTCGCGAATATTCGAAAGGCAGTTCCGGTCAGCATCCGTCCGCACCGGACAGGGCTCCCACGTCAGATAGGCCCCTAGACTGTCCGGTGAAGAGAGCCCTGGCCTCTCGCCAATCAACACCAGCCCCATCCGCGCGCCGAGCAGAGAACCGATCGGGTCCCCAATCGCAACCCGGCCCTGCGCAACTACCGTGATCGGTGCGACCCTCCATTCCGCAGTCACGAGTTCCGGCAGCAACGCCCCTAGTAACGGGATCACGTTGCGCTCCACCGCCAGCGCCGAAAGCCCATCCGCCACCGTAATCGCAAGATCGTACAATCCCCGCTTCAGTAGCGCAGCCGACTCCGCATCGAGCGTACGCCCAAGGTTCGGCTGGCGCAGATACGCCGCGCGGTCGCCGGCATTCGTCCGCAACTCAAGCACGGCAATCGACGCATCGCTGAGCACGGGCAGCTCGCTCTTCAACCGCTGCGCGAACGAAGGAAGATGCAGCGCCGCCAGCACCGCATCCCGTGCCTGCGCGTGAGAAAGCTGAAATCGCAGTACCTCAGCCGTTGCGATGCTATCGCCAGTCGTCGGCAGCGAGACACGCGCCGGAGTGAAATCCCGCAGATCAGGACCAACACCTCGAATCATTCCGGTCATCGTAGCCCCTCATCCCTCCGTCGGCAGTTGCACCTGCGCCTGCAGCGCAAGCTGGCGCGGCATCTCGCCCTCCAGCCACGCCTCAAACTCCGGAGCCGGCCTCAGCCCCAGCGTAGACCGCAGGTAAAGCGCATCATGAAACGACGTGCTCTGATACTGCAACATCACATCATCGGCCCCCGGAACTCCCATGATGTAGTTCACCCCCGCAACTCCCAGCAGCGTCAGCAAAGAGTCCATATCATCTTGGTCCGCTTCCGCATGGTTCGTGTAGCAGACGTCGCAACCCATTGGCAGCCCCAGCAGCTTGCCGCAGAAATGGTCCTCCAGCCCTGCGCGCAGAATCTGTTTGCCGTCGTAAAGATACTCCGGACCAATAAACCCAACGACCGTGTTCACCAGCATCGGCGCGAAGCAACGTGCAACTGCATAAGCCCTCGCCTCGCAGGTCTGCTGGTCTACCCCATGATTCGCATTCGCCGATAGCGCGCTCCCCTGGCCCGTCTCGAAGTACATCACGTTCTCGCCCACCGTGCCGCGGCGCAGCTCGCACGCAGCCTGCTGCGCTTCCTTCAGCAGAGCAAGCGTAACCCCAAAAGACCGATTCGCCAGCTCCGTGCCCGCAATCGACTGAAACACAAGATCCAACGGCGCCCCCTGCTCAAGAGCGGCAAGCTGCGTGGTGATGTGCGCCAGCACGCAGCTCTGCGTCGGAATCCTGTACCGCTCGCGCACCGAGTCAATCAGCCGAAGCAACTTCACCGTGCTCGCCACGTTGTCCGCCGCCGGATTGATCCCAATCACCGCATCCCCCGAACCCAGCAACAAGCCATCGATCATCGCCGCTGCAACGCCCGCCGGATCGTCCGTCGGATGGTTCGGCTGCAGCCGCGTCGAAAGCCGTCCCGGCAAACCCACCGTCGCGCGAAACCGCGTCACCACCCGAATCTTACGCGCGACCGCAACCAGGTCCTGCACCCGCATCAGCTTCGAGACTGCAGCTGCCATCTCCGGAGTCACTCCGGGCGCAAGCGCTGCCAGAGACTCTGCCGTCGTCTCATGCGAAAGCAGCCAGTCGCGAAAGCCACCAACCGTTAGACTCGCAACAGGCGCAAACGCGGAAGCATCATGGCTGTCTACGATCAGCCGCGTCACCTCATCGCTCTCGTAGGGAACAACCGCTTCATTCAGAAATGCGGCAAGCGGTAGATCCGCAAGCGTCATCTGCGCCGCAACTCGCTCCACCGAACTTCGCGCAGCTACGCCGGCAAGCTCGTCGCCCGAGCGCGCCGGCGTAGCCTTCGCCAGCAGGTCCTTCAAGTCGCGAAAGCTATAAGTCGTGCCACCAATCGTATGCTGCAACCGCACGCATTCCCTCACTGTCGAGGAACAGATTGAATGCAGTCTACCAACTGCCCGCGCTCACGTCGCACCTACCATCGACATCGCCCACGTGCCACTGCTATCGCCAACTCACCGCCAGATGCCAACGCATCCTCCGATCCTGCGTCTTCCGCAACACCTTCCTGTACTCCAGCAGCTCGGCCAGCACCTCTACCCCCTCCGTGCCCAGCTGCTGCGGCTCATGCTCCAGCGCATCCACAAGCGCGTCCACCGTCGCCAGCCCATCCTCCGCCGAGTACCACTGCGGCGGCGGCAGCCGATTCATGATCTCTTGATTCCCCGCGCCCTCTTCAATCAGCAGAGACATAGAGTTTTCATCGGCCGAAAAAAACTCGATCAGCGGCCTTACTCCCAGCCGCAGCGCAAGCTTCTCCAGCGCATCCTCGTGCCGCGCCAGCGAGCGACCATTCACAAACGTATCGAACCCCGGGTCGTCGCCCTGCACAACGATGTACATCGATGCAGCCATCCTTCGCAGTGTACCGCCCCCGGGCCTGTGCGAAAGCAACAGGTATTCACTTGAGCGACAACGAACGATCTTCGTCCTGCGTCCTGCTTGCAAGAATCCTCCACGCCCCAACCCCAAGCAGCACAACCCCAACCGTCAGCCTCGCCGTCACCTCGGGCCGCATAGCGACAAAACCTTCAACAATCGTCAACAGAGGAATCACCAGGTACCGCGCCGAAAGCGGAATCGCCTCCATCGTTCGCAGAAGCCATATCGTCAGCACAATCTCAGCCGTCTGCACAAAGAACAGAATCGATACCCCCTGCACCAGCGCATCCGGCCGCCATAGCAGCTCCCCATGCAAACCGCACCACAGCAAGAGAAGCGCCGCATTGGCGATCCCCACAGCCGCAACGGCCTCAATCAACCCAACATCACGCAGCAAACGATAGAGCCAGACTCCAGCTACTCCGACGATCACTACAGCCACGACTACGACACAGAACCCGCCCCACCCGCGTGGCGAATCCGGAAAACCAAACGGCAACACGCACAGCAAGCCGCCCACCCCCGCAAGTGCCGGCGCCAAAAGCATCTGCCCGCCACTCTGTCCCGTGACGCCCAACCTCTCGCTCGCCAGCACCACAACCACAGGCGCCATCGAAAACAGCGCCGAGATACTGGTCGATGGAATCCTTCCGCTCACCGACTCCAGCAGAATCACAGGCAATCCAAAGAACGCCACTCCACCCAACGCGATCGAGACCAACCGTAACCTTGGCCTGTGTTTCCTCCACCGCAACACTGCAAAGACTGCAGCTGCGATCCCAACCAACGCATGCATCAATCCCTGCAACTCTACTCCAGGAATCTCGCCCATCGCAGGAGGTATCACCCACTCCGCCGACGACAACACGCAGAGCAGCACAAAAGCGCCCCACACCATCTGCTTTCGCCGGATTGGCAAACGATGCGCCATAGACGTAGAAAAGGCCACGCATTGCGTGGCCTTTTTCCCTGCTAAATCAACTACCTAGCGATTGCCACCCTGCGGTGCGCCCGAGCCCGGACCACCTCTGCGGCCTCCGCGACGACGCCTTCCACCACGCCGCTGCCCCTGTCCCTGTCCCTGACCCTGACGCTGACCACCCGGATTCGGCTGCGCCACCGCAGGAACATCCGCACGATTGAAGTTTGGCTCGTCGCCATCCTCCTCCTCGTCGAACTCCTCGCCCTCCTCGTAGTCACCGTCAACCAGAGGCGGAGCCTCCACAACCTCACGACGCGGCGCATCTGGCTGCAACTCAGGCAGGCCGAGCTTCGCGCGCTGCTCGCGCAGCACAGCCTTCCTCGACAGCTTGATGCGGTTGCCTTCGATCGCCAGCACCTTCACCAGAATCTGATCGCCTTCGCGCAACTCGTCCTTCACTTCTTTCACGCGATGCTCCGCGATCTCCGAGACGTGCAGCAGACCGTCTGTTCCAGGGAATATCTCGACAAACGCGCCGAACTCCGCCAGACGGACAACCTTGCCCAGGTACGTCTTACCCACCTCAGGCACCGCCGTCAGGTCGCTGATCATCTGGATCGCACGCTGCAGTCCATCCGCATCGCTCGATGCCACATTCACACGTCCTGTGTCGTCCACGTCGATCTTCACACCGGTCGCGTCGATGATCCCGCGGATCACCTTGCCACCCGGCCCGATAAGATCGCGAATCTTGTCCGTCGGAATCTGCAACGTGTGGATTCGCGGAGCAAACTTCGAAGTCTCCTCACTCGCGCCCGCGATCACCGCGTCCATCTTGTCCAGCAGGAAAAGCCGCCCGCGCCTCGCCTGAGCCAATGCTTCTCTCATGATCTGCGGTGTGATGCCCATGATCTTGATGTCCATCTGCAGCGCCGTGATGCCGTTGCGCGTTCCGGCCACCTTGAAGTCCATGTCGCCGTAGTGGTCCTCGGCGCCTGCAATATCGGTCAGAACGGCGTAGTTATCGCCCTCCTTGACCAGGCCCATTGCAACTCCAGCCACGGCTCCCTTGATCTTGATGCCGGCCTGCATCAGCGACAGCGAAGCGCCGCACACCGTCGCCATCGACGACGAACCGTTCGACTCCAGAATGTCCGACACAACCCGCAGCGTGTACGGCGACTCATCCTCGCCCGGGAGCACAGCTTCAATCGCACGCGACGCCAGAGCGCCGTGTCCGATCTCGCGCCGACCCACGCCGCTCATCCTGCCAACCTCGCCCACCGAAAACGGCGGGAAGTTGTAGTGCAGCATGAACCGCCGCTTCTGCTCGCCCTCGTAGCTCTCCAGCCTCTGCGCATCATCCGTCGTGCCCAGCGTCGCCGAAACCAGCGCCTGCGTCTCGCCACGCGTGAACAGCGCCGAGCCATGCACACGCGGCAGAACGCCAACCTCAATCGAGATAGGACGAATCTCATCGAACGCACGATGGTCCGGACGAATTCTGTCATTCAGAACCTGCTCGCGGAAGATGTTCTCGCGCAGCAGTTCGAAATATTTGCTCAGTTTCTTCGCCGCCTCGGCATCGCCTTCTGGCAACTCCCTCTTCAGATCGTCCTTGATCTCCTTGACCTTGGCGTAGCTATCAAACTTCGGATACTTCTTCGTGTCGAGCGCATCCTTCAGCTTGTCGCCGATCTTCGCCTTCAGCGCCGCCAGATACTCGTGGTCGGTCTCCGCAGCCGC
The Edaphobacter bradus genome window above contains:
- the uvrB gene encoding excinuclease ABC subunit UvrB yields the protein MDFQLATTYTPQGDQPRAISELVSGLHAGEKDQVLLGVTGSGKTFTMASIIAELNRPALILAHNKTLAAQLYHEFKHFFPNNAVEYFVSYYDYYQPEAYIPSGDLYIEKEATINEELDKLRLSATRSLFERHDCIIVSSVSCIYGLGSPEAYYGMLLMLEKGQRIKREDITRRLVEILYDRNDVDFRRGTFRVRGDIIEVYPTYDESAYRIELFGDEIDSLSQIDPLFGSVKQKYSRLPIYPKSHYVVQPERKTTAMDSILAELFDWEAQLEKEGRLVESQRIHQRTRFDLEMIKSVGYCHGIENYSRHFSGRLPGEPPPTLFDYFPRDFLIFIDESHVTVPQLHGMWHGDRSRKQNLIDYGFRLPSALDNRPLRFEEFESRTGQIIYVSATPGPYELTKSAGVVVEQIIRPTGLIDPIVEIRPVKGQIDDLLAEIRDRAANNQRVLVTTLTKRMAEDLAGYYTEVGVRCRYMHSEIETLERIKLLRDLRKGEYDVLIGINLLREGLDLPEVSLVAILDADKEGFLRSQGSLIQTIGRAARHLEGRAILYADKMTESMQRAIDETNRRREIQQAYNEENGITPQSISRPAEMALAGILKADYADLTEETGDMPDFGTQQELDNYISKLETDMREAAKKFEFEKAAKLRDTVKELRTKEFLFS
- a CDS encoding nucleoside triphosphate pyrophosphohydrolase family protein; translation: MSSDSSIRFDDYQKLSVETSRLNRLGERPEIVALLGLGGETGSVQTLYKKRLRDGEQFSGFKEKLKEELGDVLWYLTAIASCEGLSLNEIAVDNLDKTHSRWLPTGEDDRVSFDDHFPEGERLPRSFTARFEEVIEDGVAKVQILIDGRPFGAKLRDNAYVSDGYRFHDIFHMTEAAILGWSPVFRALLGRKRKSDPETDDVEDGGRAIVTDEALAAVVFSYALRHNLFEQIEALDWQLLDLCRDLTRGFEVGKRSTYEWEQTILKTFEIWRLIKKHSGGWVRFDADANTVDWSLTDPSLEMV
- a CDS encoding ImmA/IrrE family metallo-endopeptidase, producing MVTKLKTEAARRALKSRLTFGYALNSPCDVFELVARYGLSLRFTRADSLDGLYINDGLTGSINVAALRPAGMQRFTAAHELGHFIFGHGARLDKGLEGMTSDSTEEMIADTFARHLLMPKSAVLRGFAELGTEPKSASAAQYHAVAAWLGVGYTTLAQQCRWTLGLIGNQKLHELTLIQPQRIKRSQVPSVHWRGRKELWPICPSWNGSRLHVQVGDVLTGLVDPPFDHFDVGDGFWIARRPGDIEVEITGHGRVQISIAREDYVGMYQYRYLEEEDEDA
- a CDS encoding helix-turn-helix domain-containing protein; the encoded protein is MSIWTRRTVVTSLRLQQRYGQKLTKGDEMPADADLPGLGLRLKQAREDAGLSQAQAAKLLGIHRPTISEMESEGRRVTAGELRNLALLYHVSIGWLLGEPTEADEDLKLAARRLGGLKKKDLETVMRVIDSFRRG
- a CDS encoding DNA-3-methyladenine glycosylase, whose amino-acid sequence is MFKTLPRAFYSRSPEIVARALLGKLLIRDLHSERLTGRIIEVEAYLGLTDPASHAFRGLTPNNAVLFGPPGHAHVYFIYGMHYCLNVASHREGEAGGVLIRALDPIDGLRTMARLRGVSENAKPKLLTGGPGRLCQALGVTRKTDNGLDVTSATSPLQIADDGARPVEIQITPRIGIRKAADRPLRFLIDEIAKDKPSPEAVPRTPR
- a CDS encoding ABC transporter substrate-binding protein, translating into MSIPPRKTYDQSTPNLRIASLQPSITLTLAALNSLDALCAHTKYCLEVLPELASRSLPILHDSWTTTSDELTAVKPDLVIASVPYRLESLAAILKSSLPVLALAPRTLADVLHDTRLIARQVDRTAQAEALIETFQQTLESTQNTGANLPKPAVYCEEWGKPLIHSQPWVAELAAVAGGTFLGTPGAQTTPETIAAADPDILLFAWCGTGDRVPLDRVIAQRNWHHLRAVRNARVYCIPDEYLNTPAIPSLTQGLACLSAAIHPDHFTAAPRLIRLAR
- a CDS encoding DUF302 domain-containing protein, yielding MPTANGLITLPSPYSVPETLDRLETILRQKNVNIFTRVDHSGEAEKAGLHMPPTQLLIFGNPKGGTPIMLAAPLSAIDLPLKALAWQDAEGKVWLSYNDPQYLKARYLLNDDLLPLINAASALIKQAVL